The genomic DNA CCCCAAAGGGAACGAGATATACGCCTCGGTGAACGGCGATGACAAAGTGGTGATATACAACACCGAAACCTTCGAGGTGGTGAAGACGATCCCCGTGCCGCAACCCTCCGGCATTTTCTGCAGCAACCGTTCCAGCCTCTTCGGCATGTAATCCCCGGCGCTCCTTCTTTCCTGCCGCATTCGGGCAGGCACGGAAATTTTGTCGGCTGTTGCCCCCTCTCGGTAGCGGCGGCACTCTTGCCGCCGATTTGTTTAGGCGACAAGAGTGTCGCCTCTGCCCAAGACAAATAAAAAACCCCCGGCGAACTGGGTTCGCCGGAGGTTGGTGATACGGGTCTAAAGCGCCGGGCGGAAGCTTAGTACATTCCTTCCATGCCGCCCATGCCACCCATACCGCCCATGCCGCCACCGCCGGGCATACCGGCTTCCTTCTTCTCCTCGATCTCGGCGATGAGGACTTCGGTGGTGAGCATCAGGCCGGCGATGGACGCGGCGTTCTGCAATGCCGAGCGGGTGACTTTGGTCGGATCGATGATACCGGCCTTCACCATGTCGACGTACTTCTCGGCGCCGGCGTCAAAGCCCATGTCGCCCGTTTCGTTCTTCACGCGTTCCACGACGACCGAGCCTTCAAGGCCGGCGTTCTGCGCGATCTGGCGGAGCGGCTCTTCCAGCGCGCGGCGGACGATGTCCACGCCAAACGCCTGGTCTTTGTTGTCCGTTTCGATCTTCTTGAGCACGTCGATGCAGCGGATGAGGGCCACGCCGCCGCCGGCGACGATCCCTTCTTCCACCGCGGCGCGGGTGGCGTGCAGCGCGTCTTCAACGCGGGCCTTCTTTTCCTTCATTTCCATTTCGGTCGCCGCGCCGACGTTGATCACCGCCACGCCGCCGACGAGCTTCGCCAGGCGTTCCTGCAGCTTCTCTTTGTCGTAGTCCGAGGTGGTTTCTTCGATCTGCGCGCGGATCTGCTTCACGCGGGCTTCGATCTCCTTGGCGGAGCCTTTGCCTTCGACGATGGTGGTGTTTTCCTTGTCCACCACCACGCGCTTGGCGGTGCCGAGGTCGGCAAGCTCGACGTTCTCAAGCTTCACGCCGATGTCTTCGGAGATCACGTTGCCGCCGGTGAGGATGGCGATGTCTTTCAGCATCTCCTTGCGGCGGTCGCCGAAGCCGGGGGCCTTCACGGCCACCGCCTGCAGGGTGCCGCGCAGCTTGTTCACCACGAGGGTGGCCAGCGCCTCGCCTTCCACTTCTTCGGCGATGATGACGAACGGGCGGCCCTGGCGCGCGATCTTCTCGAGAAGCGGCAGCAGGTCCTTCATGTTGGTGATCTTTTTTTCATTGATGAGGATCAGCGGGTTTTCCATCACGCAGGTCATCCGTTCGGCGTTGGTGACCATGTAGGGGGAGAGGTAGCCGCGGTCGAACTGCATCCCTTCGACGACTTCGAGGGAGGTGTCCATGCTCTTGGCTTCTTCCACGGTGATGACGCCGTCCTTGCCGACCTTCTCCATCGCTTCCGCGATGAGGTTGCCGATGGTCTCGTCGGCGTTGGCCGAGATGGTGCCAACTTGCGCGATTTCCTTCTTGTTGTTGGTCGGCTTGCTCATCTTTTTGAGCTTCGTCACGACCGCTTCCACGGACTTGTCGATGCCGCGTTTCACGTCCATCGGGTTGGCGCCGGCGGCGACGACCTTGATGCCTTCGCGGTAGATGGACTGCGCCAGAACGGTGGCGGTGGTGGTGCCGTCGCCCGCCACGTCGGAGGTCTTGCTCGCCACTTCGTTGAGCATCTGGGCGCCCATGTTTTCAAACGGGTCTTTCAGCTCGATTTCTTTCGCCACGGAGACGCCGTCCTTGGTGATGACCGGCGCGCCGAATTTTTTGTCGAGAATGACGTTGCGGCCTTTCGGGCCGAGGGTCGCCTTCACGGCGTTGGCGAGGGTGTCGACCCCTTTGAGTATCTTCGCGCGCGCCGCTTCATGGAACAACAGTTGTTTCGGTGCCATCTATTAAGCTCTCCTTATCGGTGGGATGGTTGTTGGGTTATTCGATGATGCCGAGGATGTCATCCTCGCGCATCAGGAGAAATTCCTCGCCGTTCAGCTTGATCTCGGTGCCGGCGTATTTGCCGTAGATTACCTTGTCGCCCTTTTTCACGTTCATGGTGATCTTGTTTCCCTTGTCGTCGGTGCGGCCGGGGCCGACGGCGATAACCTCACCTTCCTGCGGGCGTTCTTTTGCGCTGTCGGGGATGATTATCGCCCCCTTCTTCGTTTCTTTTTCTTCCATCGGGCGGACAATCACGCGGTCGGCCAGAGGTTTAATTTTCACTGCCATTCAGAGACCTCCAAAAAAAAGTTTTATATCTTCGGGAAGGGTTTTTCCCTCCCGTATTCCTTGCGCAAAAAATGTTTGCCACCGGCCACAAAGCCGATGATTGAAATAACGCATTGCAAATCAATAACCTATCACAGCCACTTAGCACTCCTCCCGTTCGATTGCTAACACCATATATAATCCATCCCATAAAAAGCAAGCTCCAACACGGGGAAAAAAGTATCCGGGTAAACCGCTCCCCCGCTTTTGGAGGGAAATCGGCTTATTTAACAAAGCGTTAAAGCAATCTTTTAAATCTGCCGATAAAATAATCTGGTAAAATATGCAACCAATGACGAAGAAATATGAGCAGGCGATACGGGAGTTCGTGCGCCTTGCGGACGTCCTGATCATTTTCATCGCTTTCTACTGCGCCTATTATGTGCGCAACACCGCATGGTTTACCGACAGCATGAATTGGCTGTTTGCCGGCATGTTGCCGATGCCGCTCCGGTACGACTTCCATGTGGAGAATTTTGAAAAGCTCCTCTGGCTCATCGTGCCGCTCTGGCTTTTTCTCCTGTCATATTTCAAGGCGTACGACTTTGAACGGACCGGCACCTTTTACAGCGCCATAAAATCCATCTTGAAGGCGCATGTGGCGGGGGGGCTGGCGATCGCCAGCTACATATTCTTCACCAGCCAGCTTGATTACCGCCGCACCTTTTTCATCCTGTTCATCATCTTCAGCGGCGCGCTGGCGCTGTCGCTGCGCTTCGTGGTGCAGTTCGGCCTGCGGTCCATGCGGATGCGGGGGCGCAACCGCTACCGCGCCGCCATCATCGGCAACGGCGAGAAGGCGTTGCGCGCGCTGGTGGAACTCACGCGGCACCAATACTGGGGTTTCGTCATCGATGGCATCATCACCGAAGATCCGGTGAGTGAGGGAAAATTGCTGGGCATGAAGGTGCTTGGCTCATTGGCCGACGTGGAAAAAATCCTGCGCAAAACGCCGGTGGACGACGTCTTCGTGGCGATGGACGAAGGGAAATATGTGGAACTCAAGCAGATACTGCGTGTCTGCGAAAACATCGGCATCACCGTGCATCTGGTGCCGGATAAGTACGACCTCGAGATCGCCAAATCGAGCGTCGGCAGCATGGGGGATATGGAGTTCGTCACCTTCTTCACCCTGCAGGACAACCCGGCCCAGCGCTTCGCCAAGCGCGCGCTGGATATTGCCATATCGCTTACGCTGCTGCCGCTGGTGGCGGCGGTCTACGTTATCGCCGGCATTGCCATCAAGCTTGATTCGCCCGGCCCGGTGATTTACCAGTCCATGCGGCTCACCCGCAACCGCCGCCCGTTCGTGTTCTACAAGCTCCGCACGATGGCGCGGGGGGCCGAGGAAAAGTTCGAGATGGTTTCGCAGCGCAACACCCTGCATGGGCCGATTGTGAAGATAAAGGACGATCCGCGCGTTACCCGCGTCGGGCGCTTCCTCCGCAAATGGAGCATCGACGAGTTGCCGCAGATCGTCAACGTGCTCATGGGGGACATGAGCCTGGTCGGTCCCCGCCCGCCGCTGCCGGAAGAGGTGGATCTCTACTCCCTGCCGCAACTGCGCAAGCTCTCCATGCCGCAGGGGATCACCGGCCTGTGGCAGGTCTCGGGGCGCGACGACATCGTCCGCTTCGAGGACCGGCTGAAGATGGACTTGCAGTATATCGACCACTGGTCGCTCTGGCTCGACTTCAAAATCCTCTTCAAGACCGTTTTTATTCTCTTTCGCGGCGCGCTATAGCTCTTCCCTTGGCAGGTTACACATTCGTGTGTGACATTGCCCCGGAGGGGCTAACCACCCTCGGCCCGCCGGGCCGATGTATCCAATATGGCCTATAGGCCACATCCGGCGCGGATTGAAGAATAGTTCCGCGCCTCCCGAATTGGGTACCTGCCAAGAATGTGCATTTCATTCCCCAACGCGCTAAAATTTCCCCATGACCGGCTTGCGTTTCCTGTTGTTCTTCATCGCCTTCACTTCCGTGCTTTTCGGCATGCACCTCTTCGTTTACCTCCGCGTGGCGCAGGGGCTGGCGCTTGGGCCGCGCGAGGCGTCGCTGCTGAAGTGGCTGCTGCTCATCGGCGGCCTTTCGTTCTACGCCGGGATGTTTTACCGCCGGTGGCCCGAGCTGTATCAACTGCTCTACGTCGGACAGATATGGATGGGTTTCATTTCCATTGCTTTCGCCTTTCTCGTGGTGAAGCTGGGGTTCGACACCGCGCTCCCCGCCCACACCAGGGGGATAACGCTCATCACCCTGCTGTCGATCGCGTTTGCCACCGGTTACTCGTTATGGAACGCGCATGGCCAGCCGCGCCTGAAAGAGGTGCGCGTGGATGGCGTCAAGGGCGCGCCGCCGGGTTTTACCATCGTGCAGATATCGGATCTGCATCTCTGGCGGCTCGGCAACGTGGAGTGGCTGGAGGGGGTGTCGGCGGCGGCCAACGCGCAAAATCCCGATATCATCGTGATAACCGGCGATGTGATGGACGACACCGCCGAGGCGCTGAAAGAGTATCTGCCGCCGCTGCAAAAACTGAAGGCGAAGTACGGCGTCTACGCCGTGGCGGGGAACCACGACCACTACGCCGGCCTGCAAAACTTTTACGATCTGATGGCGGCGGCGGGCATCCATGTGCTGCGTAACCAAAAGGCCGATATCGGCGGCGTGATCGAGCTGTTGGGCGTGGACGACGAAGACCTGGACCTGATGCGCGGGTTCGATGCGTTTTTGAAAGAGCGGATAACGCCGGGGGGCAAGCCGGTGATCGTGCTGAAACACCGTCCCACGGAATACGGGCATGTGGAAAAGGCGGGGGCGGCGCTGATGCTGGCGGGGCACAGCCACGCGGGGCAG from Nitrospinota bacterium includes the following:
- a CDS encoding metallophosphoesterase produces the protein MTGLRFLLFFIAFTSVLFGMHLFVYLRVAQGLALGPREASLLKWLLLIGGLSFYAGMFYRRWPELYQLLYVGQIWMGFISIAFAFLVVKLGFDTALPAHTRGITLITLLSIAFATGYSLWNAHGQPRLKEVRVDGVKGAPPGFTIVQISDLHLWRLGNVEWLEGVSAAANAQNPDIIVITGDVMDDTAEALKEYLPPLQKLKAKYGVYAVAGNHDHYAGLQNFYDLMAAAGIHVLRNQKADIGGVIELLGVDDEDLDLMRGFDAFLKERITPGGKPVIVLKHRPTEYGHVEKAGAALMLAGHSHAGQIPPLDLIVALYYRHPYGLYKENGTWFYTTCGTGTWGPPMRLFSRSEIVKLTLR
- the groL gene encoding chaperonin GroEL (60 kDa chaperone family; promotes refolding of misfolded polypeptides especially under stressful conditions; forms two stacked rings of heptamers to form a barrel-shaped 14mer; ends can be capped by GroES; misfolded proteins enter the barrel where they are refolded when GroES binds), with amino-acid sequence MAPKQLLFHEAARAKILKGVDTLANAVKATLGPKGRNVILDKKFGAPVITKDGVSVAKEIELKDPFENMGAQMLNEVASKTSDVAGDGTTTATVLAQSIYREGIKVVAAGANPMDVKRGIDKSVEAVVTKLKKMSKPTNNKKEIAQVGTISANADETIGNLIAEAMEKVGKDGVITVEEAKSMDTSLEVVEGMQFDRGYLSPYMVTNAERMTCVMENPLILINEKKITNMKDLLPLLEKIARQGRPFVIIAEEVEGEALATLVVNKLRGTLQAVAVKAPGFGDRRKEMLKDIAILTGGNVISEDIGVKLENVELADLGTAKRVVVDKENTTIVEGKGSAKEIEARVKQIRAQIEETTSDYDKEKLQERLAKLVGGVAVINVGAATEMEMKEKKARVEDALHATRAAVEEGIVAGGGVALIRCIDVLKKIETDNKDQAFGVDIVRRALEEPLRQIAQNAGLEGSVVVERVKNETGDMGFDAGAEKYVDMVKAGIIDPTKVTRSALQNAASIAGLMLTTEVLIAEIEEKKEAGMPGGGGMGGMGGMGGMEGMY
- the groES gene encoding co-chaperone GroES is translated as MKIKPLADRVIVRPMEEKETKKGAIIIPDSAKERPQEGEVIAVGPGRTDDKGNKITMNVKKGDKVIYGKYAGTEIKLNGEEFLLMREDDILGIIE
- a CDS encoding sugar transferase, translating into MTKKYEQAIREFVRLADVLIIFIAFYCAYYVRNTAWFTDSMNWLFAGMLPMPLRYDFHVENFEKLLWLIVPLWLFLLSYFKAYDFERTGTFYSAIKSILKAHVAGGLAIASYIFFTSQLDYRRTFFILFIIFSGALALSLRFVVQFGLRSMRMRGRNRYRAAIIGNGEKALRALVELTRHQYWGFVIDGIITEDPVSEGKLLGMKVLGSLADVEKILRKTPVDDVFVAMDEGKYVELKQILRVCENIGITVHLVPDKYDLEIAKSSVGSMGDMEFVTFFTLQDNPAQRFAKRALDIAISLTLLPLVAAVYVIAGIAIKLDSPGPVIYQSMRLTRNRRPFVFYKLRTMARGAEEKFEMVSQRNTLHGPIVKIKDDPRVTRVGRFLRKWSIDELPQIVNVLMGDMSLVGPRPPLPEEVDLYSLPQLRKLSMPQGITGLWQVSGRDDIVRFEDRLKMDLQYIDHWSLWLDFKILFKTVFILFRGAL